From Prosthecobacter sp., the proteins below share one genomic window:
- a CDS encoding DUF1501 domain-containing protein gives MLTRRQLLQTAGQGFGALAFASLNAAETAHRSQVIAPKAKRVVQLFMGGAASHIDLFDFKPALIKHHGEESNFGEAVEAFQNGLGPWKKPVWEFKPYGQSGRMLSEAVAPLGACADDMAFVHNMVGKTGVHSQGTLLQATGFNLPGFPGMGCWVSYALGSLSDNLPTFVVLPDHRGFASNGPKNWDSAFLPSQHAGTIIYPEAETPIADLFPHKSGRYISARSDRGGFELLEQLNRKHMQQREEDSRLDSRIKSYELAAKMQLAAPEALDISHESDAMKAMYGIQEHRKVWPTEINPEEEADYMGRKCLAARRLLERGVRFVQIWSGNDNGFPRRNWDSHEDVERDHGPLAWGMAKAVSALILDLKQRGLLDETIILWTTEFGRMPSTQGGKGRDHNPYVFTNWLCGGGIKGGVTAGESDQWGYKPLDRANPTTCYDIHATMMHLLGINHEKLTVRHNGIDRRLTDVHGHVIRELLA, from the coding sequence ATGCTCACCCGCCGCCAGCTTCTTCAAACCGCCGGACAAGGTTTCGGCGCGCTCGCGTTTGCCTCGCTGAATGCGGCGGAGACGGCGCATCGCTCGCAAGTCATCGCGCCCAAGGCGAAACGCGTGGTGCAGCTCTTCATGGGCGGCGCGGCGTCGCACATTGATTTGTTTGATTTCAAACCGGCGCTGATCAAACACCACGGTGAGGAGTCCAATTTCGGCGAAGCCGTGGAGGCGTTTCAAAATGGCCTCGGGCCGTGGAAGAAGCCGGTGTGGGAGTTCAAACCATACGGGCAAAGCGGCAGAATGCTCAGTGAGGCCGTCGCACCGCTCGGAGCTTGTGCTGACGACATGGCCTTCGTGCATAACATGGTAGGCAAGACCGGCGTGCATTCGCAGGGCACGCTGCTGCAGGCCACGGGCTTCAATCTACCTGGCTTTCCGGGCATGGGCTGCTGGGTGAGTTATGCGCTTGGATCGCTGAGCGACAATTTGCCGACCTTCGTCGTGCTGCCTGATCATCGTGGATTTGCCTCCAATGGTCCGAAGAACTGGGACAGCGCTTTTTTGCCCTCTCAGCATGCGGGAACGATCATTTATCCCGAAGCGGAGACGCCGATTGCAGATCTGTTCCCTCACAAATCAGGCCGCTACATCTCGGCGCGGTCAGATCGAGGCGGATTTGAGCTGCTGGAGCAGTTGAACCGCAAGCACATGCAACAGCGCGAGGAAGACAGCCGTCTCGACTCACGCATCAAGAGCTACGAACTCGCCGCGAAGATGCAGCTCGCCGCGCCTGAGGCGCTGGACATCAGCCATGAGAGTGATGCGATGAAGGCGATGTATGGGATTCAGGAGCATCGCAAAGTCTGGCCTACCGAGATCAATCCCGAAGAAGAAGCTGACTACATGGGCCGCAAGTGTCTCGCTGCGCGCCGTTTGCTCGAACGTGGCGTGCGATTCGTGCAAATCTGGAGCGGCAACGACAACGGTTTCCCGCGTCGCAACTGGGACAGCCACGAAGATGTCGAGCGTGATCATGGCCCGCTCGCCTGGGGCATGGCGAAGGCCGTTTCAGCACTCATTCTCGATTTAAAACAGCGCGGGTTACTCGACGAGACGATCATTCTCTGGACGACCGAGTTTGGACGAATGCCGAGCACACAGGGCGGCAAAGGCCGCGACCACAACCCTTACGTCTTCACGAACTGGCTCTGCGGCGGTGGCATCAAAGGCGGTGTTACTGCAGGGGAGAGTGACCAGTGGGGCTACAAGCCGCTCGACCGCGCGAATCCCACGACCTGCTACGACATCCATGCCACGATGATGCACCTGCTCGGCATCAATCACGAAAAACTGACCGTCCGCCACAACGGCATCGACCGCCGCCTCACGGATGTGCATGGGCATGTGATTCGTGAGTTGTTGGCGTGA
- a CDS encoding L-lactate permease, with amino-acid sequence MTWSQNYDPLGSLILSSLVAAVPVVTLLGLLAFWHVRAQIAALAGLVVALLIAMFVYHMPASMAGMAAVNGAVFGLFPIGWIVLNAMFVYNLSVETGQFAVLQRQIASVSSDRRIQALLIAFAFGAFIEGAAGFGAPVAITGALMIGLGFKPLEAAKLALIGNTAPVAFGSLGTPLTTLADITGLDLMSLSAMVGRQLPVFSLIVPFWLVAAQVGVRGMLGVWPACFVTGASFGVMQFVMSNYHGPWLVDIVSAVVAMAVLVLFMKVWKPKDAAEKPVVAEVREASPWKAWLPWVFLTAFVFCWGMPAVKSGLNGVFNQEIEVPLLHKMVERVPPVVVHAELEKAVFKFNALSATGTAALLAGMAAGLCLGLSPMRLLKLYGVTIWKLRVPLLTISLMLALGYVTRYSGTDTTMGLMMADTGVLFPFFSPIIGWLGVALTGSDTSSNVLFGNLQQVTANQLHLSPIHMAASNSSGGVMGKMIDAQSIVVAAVATGGHPDSPDAGTVLRSVFWHSVALALLMGLLVMAQAYWLPWMIVK; translated from the coding sequence ATGACCTGGTCCCAAAATTACGATCCACTCGGCAGTTTGATCCTTTCCTCGCTGGTGGCGGCGGTGCCAGTGGTGACGTTGCTTGGATTGCTGGCGTTCTGGCATGTGCGGGCGCAGATCGCGGCGCTGGCTGGGTTGGTGGTGGCGCTGTTGATCGCGATGTTTGTCTATCACATGCCGGCGTCGATGGCGGGCATGGCGGCGGTGAACGGAGCGGTGTTTGGGCTGTTTCCCATCGGCTGGATCGTGTTGAACGCGATGTTTGTTTATAACCTGAGCGTGGAGACGGGGCAGTTCGCGGTGCTACAGCGGCAGATCGCGAGTGTTTCGAGTGATCGGCGAATTCAAGCGCTGCTCATCGCCTTTGCCTTTGGTGCGTTCATCGAAGGTGCGGCGGGCTTTGGAGCGCCGGTGGCGATCACGGGGGCGCTCATGATCGGTCTCGGATTCAAACCGCTCGAAGCTGCAAAGCTGGCGCTCATCGGCAACACCGCGCCAGTGGCGTTTGGGTCTCTCGGCACACCGTTGACGACGCTGGCGGACATTACGGGTCTAGATCTCATGTCACTGAGTGCGATGGTCGGGCGGCAGTTGCCGGTGTTCTCGTTGATCGTGCCGTTCTGGTTGGTGGCGGCGCAGGTCGGCGTGCGTGGGATGTTGGGCGTGTGGCCGGCGTGCTTCGTGACAGGCGCGAGCTTTGGCGTGATGCAGTTCGTGATGAGCAACTACCACGGGCCGTGGCTGGTGGACATCGTGAGCGCGGTGGTGGCGATGGCAGTGCTGGTGCTGTTTATGAAGGTGTGGAAGCCGAAGGATGCCGCCGAAAAACCTGTGGTGGCAGAAGTGCGCGAAGCTTCACCGTGGAAGGCGTGGCTGCCGTGGGTGTTTTTGACGGCCTTTGTGTTCTGCTGGGGCATGCCGGCGGTGAAAAGCGGTTTGAACGGTGTCTTCAATCAGGAGATCGAGGTGCCGCTACTGCACAAGATGGTAGAGCGCGTGCCGCCGGTCGTCGTTCATGCCGAGCTGGAGAAGGCGGTGTTCAAATTCAACGCGCTGAGCGCCACCGGCACGGCAGCGCTGCTCGCAGGCATGGCGGCGGGGCTGTGCCTCGGCCTGTCGCCAATGCGTTTGCTTAAATTGTATGGCGTGACGATTTGGAAGCTGCGCGTGCCGCTGCTGACGATATCGCTCATGCTCGCGCTCGGTTATGTGACACGCTACAGCGGCACAGACACGACGATGGGCCTCATGATGGCCGACACCGGAGTACTGTTTCCCTTCTTCTCGCCGATCATCGGCTGGCTCGGCGTGGCGCTCACGGGAAGCGACACTTCGTCGAACGTGCTTTTCGGCAATCTCCAGCAAGTCACCGCGAACCAACTGCATCTCTCGCCGATTCACATGGCGGCGTCGAACAGCAGTGGCGGCGTGATGGGCAAGATGATCGACGCGCAAAGCATCGTGGTCGCCGCTGTGGCGACGGGTGGCCATCCCGACAGTCCCGACGCGGGTACCGTGCTGCGTAGTGTCTTCTGGCACAGCGTGGCGCTGGCACTGCTCATGGGCCTGCTGGTGATGGCGCAGGCGTATTGGCTGCCATGGATGATCGTGAAGTGA
- a CDS encoding LysR family transcriptional regulator encodes MHEYLARKPFDLYSLHLFHLVVKHHSFTKAAREAGLTQSALTRQMQALEQRLGVDLLNRTTRSVAVTEAGRYLFAESAKLLGGVASTLEGLQTEFASTKPLVRVGLSRTVSGAYMPGFFHANRQRLPQVNCAVSYLSSTEIMQGIEQHDIDIGVFCIPSKLPQTLKVTHRFKDAFTLIAHEPEGAKPLPTKRAEVLKWAAKQPWLLIQEVTTTGKLLHRWMKRQGLAVEPLMEADSFDLIINLVASGLGVSFVPIRALALYRRKHSLKLVTLEPRFERELVVVTRRHRKVPEHLTKFIENILF; translated from the coding sequence ATGCATGAGTATCTAGCCCGAAAGCCGTTCGATTTGTACAGCCTGCATCTGTTTCATCTGGTGGTGAAGCATCACAGCTTCACAAAGGCGGCGCGGGAAGCGGGACTGACGCAAAGTGCGCTCACAAGGCAGATGCAGGCTTTGGAACAGCGCTTGGGAGTTGATTTGCTCAACCGTACGACACGCAGCGTTGCGGTGACGGAGGCGGGCCGCTATTTGTTCGCGGAATCGGCGAAGCTGCTGGGCGGCGTGGCTTCGACGCTGGAGGGTTTGCAGACGGAGTTTGCTTCAACCAAGCCGCTGGTGCGCGTGGGACTTTCGCGCACGGTATCGGGGGCCTACATGCCCGGATTTTTTCATGCGAATCGCCAGCGGCTGCCGCAGGTGAACTGCGCGGTGTCCTATCTTTCGAGCACGGAGATCATGCAGGGCATCGAACAGCATGACATCGATATTGGAGTCTTCTGCATCCCATCCAAGCTGCCGCAGACGCTAAAAGTGACACATCGATTCAAAGATGCCTTCACGTTGATCGCGCATGAACCGGAGGGAGCAAAGCCGTTGCCGACGAAGCGTGCCGAAGTGCTGAAATGGGCCGCGAAACAGCCTTGGTTGCTGATTCAAGAGGTGACGACAACAGGAAAGCTGCTGCATCGCTGGATGAAACGTCAGGGACTGGCAGTGGAGCCGTTGATGGAGGCCGACAGCTTTGATTTGATCATCAATCTGGTGGCAAGCGGACTGGGCGTGAGTTTCGTGCCGATCCGGGCGCTGGCACTCTATCGGCGGAAGCATTCTCTGAAACTGGTCACGCTGGAACCACGGTTTGAGCGCGAACTGGTGGTGGTGACGCGGCGGCACCGGAAGGTGCCGGAACACCTGACGAAGTTTATTGAGAACATCCTGTTCTAA
- a CDS encoding ferredoxin — MPDPNNRHPENVPGRYYVDDTCIDCGLCPSTAPDFFRRHDEGGYSIVYRQPVTEVEVGLADEARLGCPTESIGNDG; from the coding sequence ATGCCTGATCCCAACAACCGCCATCCTGAGAACGTCCCCGGTCGCTATTATGTCGATGACACCTGCATCGACTGCGGCCTTTGCCCCTCCACCGCGCCGGACTTTTTCCGTCGTCATGACGAAGGCGGCTACAGCATCGTTTATCGTCAACCTGTCACTGAAGTCGAAGTCGGCCTTGCCGACGAAGCCCGCCTTGGCTGCCCTACTGAATCCATCGGCAACGACGGCTGA
- the glcF gene encoding glycolate oxidase subunit GlcF has product MLHAIPTEKFGPLGEPMAKAVSACVHCGFCLAACPTYHELGQEMDTPRGRIVLMKEVLEGKMSFEAAQPHVDRCLGCLACEPACPSGVPYRDLISPFRAVAASKMKRGLLERVRRFVTTQTIPYPSRFRVAMWFGRLGKAVLPKKWQSMLELVPDKLPPAELLAEVNPAIGEKRARVALLTGCAQQVLDPDINTATIEVLTRNGVEVVIPRTQGCCGGLAWHTGDLAAAQKFARQNLNAFPDDVDAILTNAAGCGSAMHEYHLVLRGTSDEARAERFRHCVMDVSVFLIKLGLREPLRETNLKVAYHDACHLANAQNVRRQPRDLLRAIPGLELLEITDAHLCCGSAGSYNMDQPEIATSLGEQKARAVIATGAEVIASGNIGCLTQLRLHLKKLGSNIEVRHTLQILRDALK; this is encoded by the coding sequence ATGCTGCACGCCATTCCAACCGAAAAATTCGGCCCGCTGGGCGAACCGATGGCGAAAGCGGTGTCGGCGTGCGTGCATTGCGGGTTTTGCTTGGCAGCATGCCCGACCTATCACGAACTCGGACAGGAGATGGACACGCCGCGTGGACGCATCGTGCTGATGAAGGAGGTTCTCGAAGGCAAGATGAGCTTCGAGGCCGCACAGCCGCATGTGGACCGCTGTCTCGGCTGTCTGGCGTGTGAACCGGCCTGTCCGAGCGGCGTGCCGTATCGCGATTTGATCAGTCCGTTTCGTGCTGTGGCAGCCTCGAAGATGAAACGCGGCCTGCTGGAGCGTGTACGGCGCTTTGTCACGACGCAGACGATTCCGTATCCCTCGCGATTCCGCGTGGCGATGTGGTTTGGGAGACTTGGGAAAGCCGTGTTGCCGAAGAAGTGGCAGTCGATGCTCGAACTCGTGCCCGATAAGCTTCCACCCGCAGAATTATTGGCCGAGGTGAATCCCGCCATCGGCGAAAAGCGTGCCCGCGTGGCCTTGCTCACCGGCTGTGCTCAGCAGGTGCTCGATCCCGACATCAACACCGCTACGATTGAGGTGCTCACTCGCAACGGCGTCGAAGTTGTCATTCCACGCACGCAAGGCTGCTGCGGTGGCCTCGCCTGGCACACGGGCGATCTCGCAGCAGCACAAAAATTCGCACGGCAGAACCTGAATGCCTTTCCTGATGATGTGGATGCGATCCTGACCAACGCCGCAGGCTGCGGCTCGGCAATGCACGAGTATCATCTCGTTTTGCGCGGCACCTCAGATGAAGCGCGCGCGGAGCGCTTCCGCCATTGCGTCATGGATGTGAGCGTGTTTTTGATAAAGCTTGGTCTGCGCGAGCCGTTGCGCGAAACGAACCTCAAAGTCGCCTACCACGACGCCTGCCACCTCGCGAACGCTCAGAATGTGCGGCGGCAGCCACGCGATCTCCTGCGTGCGATTCCCGGCCTCGAACTCCTCGAAATCACCGATGCGCACCTCTGCTGCGGCAGCGCCGGTAGCTACAACATGGATCAGCCCGAGATCGCCACCTCGCTCGGCGAACAGAAAGCGCGCGCCGTAATCGCAACTGGTGCCGAAGTCATCGCCTCGGGCAACATCGGCTGCCTGACGCAGTTGCGGCTGCATTTGAAGAAACTCGGCTCGAACATCGAGGTGCGGCATACGCTGCAAATTCTGCGTGATGCACTGAAGTGA
- a CDS encoding FAD-binding protein: MITPSSLTELRDAVLSAPRVLAVGAETKPRLSAVDAVKISTRQLRGITEYEPSEFTFTALAGTPVREIIAALAEKGQYLPFDPMLVEAGSTIGGVVASGLSGPGRFRYGGVRDFILGVRFVDGMGRLLRLGGKVVKNAAGFDVPKFLVGSLGRFGVIGEVTFKVFPRRESMLTLEMPFDADRMACIANSRFEADALDVLPGGETMLVRLAGPGKALEVLAKEIGGEIIDNAIWNEICETRWNFKTDLTPDQIGDFKAAHVSCGGNVAFSTMLPSRGLTLRGDFPLWIGGRPRFAIEAAVKQALDPQNHFPTLDD, encoded by the coding sequence ATGATCACTCCTTCATCACTCACCGAACTCCGCGACGCCGTGCTTTCCGCACCGCGCGTGCTCGCCGTGGGTGCGGAGACGAAACCGCGTTTATCTGCCGTCGATGCGGTGAAGATTTCGACGCGGCAGTTGCGCGGCATCACGGAGTATGAGCCGAGCGAGTTCACCTTCACCGCTCTCGCCGGAACGCCGGTGAGGGAGATCATCGCGGCGCTGGCGGAGAAGGGGCAGTATCTGCCGTTTGATCCGATGCTCGTCGAGGCGGGCAGCACCATTGGCGGCGTGGTGGCGAGCGGTTTGAGCGGACCGGGACGCTTCCGCTATGGTGGCGTGCGCGATTTCATCCTCGGCGTGCGGTTTGTCGATGGCATGGGCCGTTTGCTGAGACTGGGCGGCAAGGTCGTCAAAAACGCGGCTGGATTTGATGTGCCGAAGTTTTTGGTCGGCAGTCTCGGCAGATTCGGTGTGATCGGTGAAGTGACCTTCAAGGTGTTTCCACGTCGTGAATCGATGCTGACGCTCGAAATGCCTTTCGATGCCGACAGGATGGCCTGCATCGCCAATTCACGCTTCGAGGCCGATGCGCTCGATGTTTTGCCCGGCGGCGAAACCATGCTCGTGCGGCTCGCGGGACCTGGAAAAGCCCTCGAAGTTCTCGCGAAGGAGATCGGCGGCGAAATCATCGACAACGCCATCTGGAACGAGATTTGCGAGACACGCTGGAATTTCAAAACCGACCTCACGCCGGATCAAATCGGCGATTTCAAAGCCGCGCATGTGAGTTGCGGCGGCAACGTGGCTTTCTCGACCATGCTTCCGTCTCGTGGTCTCACGCTGCGCGGCGATTTCCCGCTGTGGATCGGCGGCAGACCGCGCTTTGCCATCGAAGCTGCGGTGAAGCAGGCGCTCGATCCGCAGAACCATTTTCCAACTCTTGACGACTGA